Proteins found in one Quercus robur chromosome 2, dhQueRobu3.1, whole genome shotgun sequence genomic segment:
- the LOC126701952 gene encoding alkane hydroxylase MAH1-like, giving the protein MAVLGYAEIVLGLLCFLFLRHYWKHNKNSPPIINWPVVGMLPGLLQNATHMYDCTTRALKLYGGTVEVKGPWCIGMDFFFTSDPLNAHYILSKNFRNYEKGPEIREILQPLGDGIINSDSDWWTFQRKMLHSIMKSKKFELFSLQVVQQKVVNRLIPVLNHVSISKIEVDLQDVFKRFTFDNTCSMVLGFDTKSLSVEFPKLTYEKAFDVIEEGLVYRQILPQWYWKVQRWLQIGQEKKLRKACDIFDSFLNQRIASKREQLSQDRTQLEESEFDLLTACMMHEDIVNMGVCSKSNKFIRDTAFNFMVAGSDTMSAALTWFFWQIATHPSVEMKIMKEMTENLMVNVDKKWECFGVQELDTLVYLHAALCEALRLYPSVAFNPRTSVREDILPSGHRIRPNTPIMVSLYAMGRMEEIWGEDCMQYKPERWISEKGGLIFVPSYKFTAFSEGPRSCLGKAVALIQLKTIAASIIWNYRVEMVAGHSVSPSVSPILLMKHGLKVRITKRST; this is encoded by the coding sequence ATGGCTGTACTTGGCTATGCAGAGATAGTTTTAGGACTACtctgcttcctttttcttcgcCATTATTGGAAGCACAACAAAAACTCACCACCCATCATCAACTGGCCTGTTGTTGGAATGCTTCCGGGACTTCTTCAAAACGCAACACATATGTACGATTGCACAACCCGAGCTCTAAAACTTTATGGGGGCACCGTCGAGGTCAAAGGCCCTTGGTGTATTGGCATGGACTTTTTCTTCACCAGCGATCCTCTGAATGCTCACTACATTTTGAGCAAAAACTTCCGCAACTACGAAAAAGGACCTGAAATCCGAGAGATTTTGCAGCCTTTAGGTGATGGGATAATCAATTCTGATTCAGATTGGTGGACATTCCAGAGAAAGATGTTGCATTCGATCATGAAAAGCAAGAAGTTCGAATTGTTTTCATTGCAAGTTGTTCAACAAAAGGTGGTCAATCGCCTCATTCCAGTTCTCAATCACGTCTCCATATCAAAGATTGAAGTGGACTTACAAGATGTTTTTAAGCGGTTCACATTTGATAACACTTGCTCAATGGTTTTAGGCTTCGACACAAAATCTCTTTCTGTTGAATTTCCAAAACTTACGTACGAAAAGGCTTTCGATGTAATAGAAGAGGGTCTTGTATACCGTCAAATCCTGCCCCAATGGTATTGGAAGGTGCAAAGATGGCTTCAAATTGGACAAGAAAAGAAACTCAGAAAAGCTTGCGATATCTTTGATAGTTTCTTAAACCAACGCATTGCATCAAAGCGAGAACAATTAAGCCAAGACAGAACCCAGTTGGAGGAATCTGAGTTCGACTTATTAACAGCTTGTATGATGCATGAGGATATTGTAAACATGGGGGTTTGTAGTAAATCCAACAAGTTTATAAGGGATACGGCATTTAATTTCATGGTAGCTGGGAGTGACACCATGAGTGCAGCTCTCACTTGGTTTTTTTGGCAAATTGCAACGCACCCATCTGTGGAAATGAAGATTATGAAGGAGATGACAGAGAACCTTATGGTGAATGTTGATAAGAAGTGGGAGTGTTTTGGTGTACAAGAGCTAGACACACTGGTTTATCTCCATGCAGCCTTATGTGAAGCCCTACGTTTATACCCATCGGTGGCTTTTAATCCTAGAACTTCAGTTAGAGAAGACATTCTTCCAAGTGGCCACCGTATTAGACCCAATACACCAATTATGGTTTCTCTTTATGCAATGGGAAGGATGGAAGAAATATGGGGTGAAGATTGCATGCAGTACAAGCCAGAGAGATGGATTTCAGAGAAAGGAGGATTAATATTTGTACCATCTTACAAGTTCACAGCGTTTAGTGAAGGCCCCAGGAGTTGTTTGGGAAAGGCCGTGGCTTTGATTCAATTGAAAACTATTGCGGCCTCCATCATATGGAATTATCGTGTTGAAATGGTTGCAGGTCATTCCGTTTCCCCATCTGTTTCTCCTATACTTCTTATGAAACATGGTTTAAAGGTTAGGATTACCAAAAGAAGTACTTGA